In Halorubellus sp. JP-L1, one DNA window encodes the following:
- a CDS encoding ABC transporter substrate-binding protein, translating to MATNDGQSHVRRRTVLKSAGVAGVAGIGGLSGCLSSLSGGDSDVNELSVGYATSLSGPFAVFGQAGLDGARLAASDLEEELGVTIDVATGDTEVDPATGLQRIKRLVSEDDVDMTMGGVSSSVALKMGTWASENSVTYMATGSHSDAISGGSCAQYMYQPTASNSMLANTIGEQMVGAADSWYLIYSDYTWGQTAQSAVTSALEDGGKEVVGKAAAPFPSDDYTPYLNEAADSDADGIGLLVAGLDLRKAANQAMAKGIQDDFTLAMHQLEDVVYWGLDKENAGILDTAGQVWGPAVDNDASNEFCERIAENSETDPYVRHLLGYMSMDQSVRAAVRADSTAAEDMRGELVGHEVESDIKAIKGGGDMYWRENNQLVQPTFSVEARSQDEMTDDPYKNWFQTTKTFAGDDVARSLSETGCNLE from the coding sequence ATGGCAACGAATGACGGTCAGTCGCATGTGCGGAGGCGGACGGTTCTCAAGAGTGCGGGGGTCGCGGGCGTCGCCGGGATCGGGGGGCTGTCGGGCTGTCTCTCCTCGCTCTCGGGCGGCGACTCGGACGTGAACGAACTCTCGGTAGGGTACGCGACGTCGCTGTCGGGGCCGTTCGCGGTGTTCGGGCAGGCGGGCCTGGACGGCGCGCGCCTCGCGGCGAGCGACCTGGAGGAGGAGCTCGGCGTCACGATCGACGTCGCGACGGGCGACACGGAGGTCGACCCGGCGACGGGCCTCCAGCGCATCAAGCGCCTCGTCTCGGAGGACGACGTCGACATGACGATGGGTGGGGTGTCGTCCTCGGTGGCGTTGAAGATGGGGACGTGGGCGTCGGAGAACAGCGTGACGTACATGGCGACTGGCTCGCACTCGGACGCGATCTCGGGCGGGTCGTGCGCGCAGTACATGTACCAGCCGACGGCGTCGAACTCGATGCTCGCGAACACGATCGGCGAGCAGATGGTGGGCGCGGCGGACTCGTGGTACCTCATCTACTCGGACTACACGTGGGGCCAGACCGCGCAGTCGGCGGTGACGAGTGCGCTGGAGGACGGCGGGAAGGAGGTCGTGGGGAAGGCGGCGGCGCCGTTCCCGAGCGACGACTACACGCCGTACCTGAACGAGGCGGCGGACTCGGACGCGGACGGAATCGGCCTCCTCGTCGCGGGCCTGGACCTCCGGAAGGCCGCGAACCAGGCGATGGCGAAGGGCATCCAGGACGACTTCACGCTCGCGATGCACCAGCTCGAGGACGTCGTCTACTGGGGGCTGGACAAGGAGAACGCGGGCATCCTCGACACGGCGGGCCAGGTGTGGGGGCCGGCGGTCGACAACGACGCGAGCAACGAGTTCTGCGAGCGCATCGCGGAGAACTCCGAGACCGACCCGTACGTCCGGCACCTATTGGGGTACATGTCGATGGATCAGTCGGTGCGTGCGGCGGTGCGCGCGGACTCGACGGCCGCGGAGGACATGCGTGGCGAGCTCGTCGGGCACGAGGTCGAGTCCGACATCAAGGCGATCAAGGGCGGCGGCGACATGTACTGGCGGGAGAACAACCAGCTGGTGCAGCCGACGTTCAGCGTCGAAGCGCGCTCGCAGGACGAGATGACCGACGACCCCTACAAGAACTGGTTCCAGACGACGAAGACGTTCGCGGGCGACGACGTCGCGCGTTCGCTCTCGGAGACGGGCTGCAACCTCGAGTAA
- a CDS encoding ABC transporter ATP-binding protein, producing the protein MTDATEQRQGTPDAADGQRARDEPIDPAVEPSEAALATRDLRRTFGEVVAVDDVSIGVESGELRAIIGPNGAGKTTLFNSIMGSLSPTAGTVFLGGEDVTDRDEHERPHMGLARSFQSNELMADQSVLENVRVFVQTASKGAFSFDLFRDHRDVGRDRALELLDTVGLDADPGALAKNLSHGDQRRLGIAMALATDPEVLLLDEPTSGMSPGATKNTAALIERVQEALDLTVVLIEHDMDVVLSISDRITVLDRGSVIATGPPEAVRENDAVQSAYLGGMREEL; encoded by the coding sequence ATGACGGACGCGACCGAGCAGCGCCAGGGCACGCCGGACGCAGCCGACGGCCAGCGCGCTCGCGACGAACCCATCGACCCCGCCGTCGAGCCGTCCGAGGCCGCGCTCGCCACGCGGGACCTCCGGCGGACGTTCGGTGAGGTCGTCGCCGTCGACGACGTCTCCATCGGCGTCGAGTCCGGCGAGCTCCGCGCGATCATCGGCCCGAACGGCGCCGGGAAGACGACGCTGTTCAACTCCATCATGGGGTCGCTCTCGCCGACCGCCGGTACCGTCTTCCTCGGCGGCGAGGACGTCACCGACCGCGACGAACACGAGCGGCCCCACATGGGGCTGGCGCGGTCGTTCCAGTCGAACGAACTCATGGCCGACCAGAGCGTCCTCGAGAACGTTCGCGTGTTCGTCCAGACCGCGAGCAAGGGCGCGTTCAGCTTCGACCTGTTCCGCGACCACCGCGACGTCGGCCGCGACAGGGCGCTCGAACTCCTCGACACGGTCGGGCTCGACGCGGACCCGGGCGCGCTCGCGAAGAACCTCAGTCACGGCGACCAGCGCCGCCTCGGCATCGCGATGGCGCTCGCCACCGACCCCGAGGTCCTCCTCCTCGACGAACCGACGTCGGGGATGAGTCCCGGCGCCACCAAGAACACCGCCGCACTCATCGAGCGCGTCCAGGAAGCCCTCGACCTGACCGTGGTCCTCATCGAGCACGACATGGACGTCGTGCTCTCGATCAGCGACCGCATCACCGTCCTCGACCGCGGCTCGGTCATCGCGACCGGCCCGCCCGAGGCCGTCCGGGAGAACGACGCCGTCCAGTCCGCCTACCTCGGCGGCATGCGGGAGGAACTATGA
- a CDS encoding P-loop NTPase translates to MIVAISGGKGGVGKTTVSLNLARALDAVVVDGDLTTPDLPRGRGPDMHDVLAGRAGPMEAVEEFDDVHVLPCGRTLDGASAADVSNLENAVSLLDRRFEYVLVDCPAGLARDVGHQLRCADAAVLVTMANRPALWNALKTRQLAMDVETPIACIVVNKATSDAAGIVADRVEERIGTPTHVLEEYDAIFESQDDGHPVHHVAPDCDGLETFDDVAAEVVRCGEHIRSASR, encoded by the coding sequence ATGATCGTCGCTATCTCGGGCGGCAAGGGTGGGGTCGGGAAGACGACGGTCTCGCTGAATCTCGCTCGGGCGCTCGATGCCGTCGTCGTCGACGGCGATCTGACGACGCCGGATCTGCCGCGTGGTCGCGGGCCGGACATGCACGACGTGCTCGCGGGGCGTGCTGGCCCGATGGAGGCCGTCGAGGAGTTCGATGACGTCCACGTCCTGCCGTGTGGGCGAACGTTGGACGGGGCGTCCGCGGCGGACGTCTCGAACCTGGAGAACGCGGTGTCGTTGCTCGACCGGCGGTTCGAGTACGTGCTCGTGGATTGTCCCGCTGGCCTCGCTCGGGACGTCGGTCACCAGTTGCGGTGTGCGGATGCGGCGGTGCTGGTGACGATGGCGAACCGGCCGGCGCTCTGGAACGCGCTGAAGACGCGCCAGCTCGCGATGGACGTGGAGACGCCGATCGCGTGCATCGTCGTGAACAAGGCGACGTCGGACGCTGCGGGCATCGTCGCGGATCGCGTGGAGGAACGCATCGGGACGCCGACGCACGTGCTCGAGGAGTACGACGCCATCTTCGAGAGTCAGGACGACGGACATCCCGTTCACCACGTGGCCCCGGACTGCGATGGGTTGGAGACGTTCGACGACGTCGCTGCCGAGGTCGTTCGGTGTGGCGAACACATCAGGTCGGCGTCCCGGTGA
- a CDS encoding potassium transporter TrkA, producing the protein MVSLPVEVLVGISLGLVLGVVPASLAGLIGFSLEQYVDRSLPQFAAVLLTLPLAGGLGYLASIVQRNVNYLPRYVIASFVVVMITIYANSQGQKLAHRMPTDLADASRSERTLSEEAADDVDGLGQVTIRPTGDVGSLDGYPAVGPKLAASLSETAWRLPADLPLSEIETRLADDLRSTHDLAAIAVSVDARGRATIDAAPQSKDLARRVPEGHRAVSVAALAPTNLSPGDHVSVDAESSSVAGTVVSVGEVAASGPERRVTVAVPTADARVLLEADGTLVVAHSNDTSHEYEALSYLKRAGETVREVTLDAGLVDAVANESVDMYALAVEADVGRDGVGGWSFDPTGDDLVPGRAAFLVGDATAMAASETADETAMAASETAEETAMEASETAEETTAEAGGEA; encoded by the coding sequence GCATCTCGCTCGGGTTGGTGCTGGGCGTCGTTCCAGCGTCTCTCGCTGGCCTCATCGGGTTCTCGCTCGAACAGTACGTGGACCGATCGCTCCCGCAGTTCGCAGCCGTCCTCCTGACGCTGCCGCTCGCCGGCGGGCTCGGGTACCTCGCGAGTATCGTGCAACGGAACGTCAACTACCTTCCGCGGTACGTCATCGCGTCGTTCGTCGTCGTGATGATCACCATCTACGCGAACAGCCAGGGCCAGAAGCTCGCCCATCGGATGCCGACGGACCTCGCGGACGCGTCCCGTAGCGAACGAACGCTCTCCGAGGAAGCCGCTGACGACGTCGACGGCCTCGGACAGGTGACGATCCGCCCGACCGGCGACGTCGGGTCGCTCGACGGCTACCCGGCCGTCGGCCCGAAACTCGCCGCGTCGCTCTCGGAGACCGCGTGGCGGCTCCCCGCGGACCTCCCGCTCTCGGAGATCGAGACGCGGCTCGCGGACGACCTCCGGTCGACGCACGACCTGGCGGCGATCGCCGTCTCCGTCGACGCCCGCGGTCGAGCGACGATCGACGCGGCACCGCAGTCCAAGGACCTGGCGCGACGCGTTCCCGAAGGGCATCGCGCGGTGTCGGTCGCAGCGCTCGCGCCCACGAACCTCTCGCCGGGAGATCACGTGTCCGTCGACGCCGAATCGTCGAGCGTCGCCGGGACCGTCGTCAGCGTCGGCGAGGTGGCGGCGTCTGGTCCGGAGCGACGGGTGACGGTCGCCGTCCCGACCGCCGACGCTCGCGTCCTCCTCGAGGCCGACGGGACGCTCGTCGTCGCGCACTCCAACGACACGAGTCACGAGTACGAGGCGCTCAGTTACCTGAAGCGCGCGGGCGAGACGGTGCGAGAGGTCACGCTGGACGCGGGTCTCGTCGACGCCGTCGCGAACGAATCCGTCGACATGTACGCGCTCGCGGTGGAGGCCGACGTCGGCCGTGACGGCGTCGGCGGCTGGTCGTTCGACCCGACCGGGGACGACCTCGTACCGGGCCGCGCGGCGTTCCTCGTCGGCGACGCGACCGCGATGGCGGCGTCCGAAACGGCCGATGAGACCGCGATGGCGGCGTCCGAAACGGCCGAGGAGACCGCGATGGAGGCGTCCGAAACGGCCGAGGAGACGACCGCCGAAGCGGGAGGTGAGGCATGA
- a CDS encoding branched-chain amino acid ABC transporter permease, whose product MSTSSLSSRSREWLAGASPAWLAFGVALAAVTIAGFVHQPGLFVTQAVGGLVYGAILVLITLGLSLILGLMGVVNFAHGSLFMLGAYVSYSVVAAWGLPFWAALVVAPVIVGLVGVLVEVTVLRRLYGSEPIVGLLATFGLTMMIDEAIQYHWGTTPLGYSKPAVLRQSVDLGVTQVASFRLFMVAIATITVAAVYVLISRTDFGLTVRAGVQDGEMTEFVGVNLPVRFTAMFFLGSAIAALAGVLQAAEYGMNAQMGQTFLILAFVVVVVGGVGSLFGSVVAGIVIGEATYLTPVLLSGLASYSGIAAVNVSGIRGLVPYLVMLFILLVRPRGLFGEEGLLE is encoded by the coding sequence ATGAGCACGTCTTCGCTCTCCAGTCGGTCCCGAGAGTGGCTCGCGGGTGCGTCGCCGGCGTGGCTCGCGTTCGGGGTCGCGCTCGCCGCGGTGACGATCGCGGGGTTCGTCCACCAGCCGGGGCTGTTCGTCACGCAGGCCGTCGGCGGTCTCGTGTACGGCGCCATCCTCGTCCTCATCACGCTCGGGTTGTCGCTCATCCTCGGCCTCATGGGCGTGGTGAACTTCGCGCACGGGTCGCTGTTCATGCTCGGCGCGTACGTCTCGTACTCGGTCGTCGCCGCGTGGGGGCTTCCGTTCTGGGCGGCGCTCGTCGTCGCACCGGTCATCGTCGGCCTCGTCGGCGTCCTCGTCGAGGTCACGGTCCTCCGGCGACTCTACGGTTCGGAGCCCATCGTCGGCCTCCTCGCGACGTTCGGGTTGACGATGATGATCGACGAAGCCATCCAGTACCACTGGGGCACCACGCCACTGGGTTACTCGAAGCCGGCGGTGCTCCGGCAGAGCGTCGACCTCGGCGTCACGCAGGTCGCGTCGTTCCGCCTGTTCATGGTCGCGATCGCGACGATCACGGTCGCCGCGGTCTACGTCCTCATCTCCCGCACCGACTTCGGACTCACCGTCCGTGCGGGCGTCCAGGACGGCGAGATGACGGAGTTCGTCGGCGTGAACCTCCCCGTGCGGTTCACGGCGATGTTCTTCCTCGGGTCCGCGATCGCGGCGCTCGCGGGCGTCCTGCAGGCCGCCGAGTACGGGATGAACGCGCAGATGGGGCAGACGTTCCTCATCCTCGCGTTCGTCGTCGTCGTCGTCGGCGGCGTCGGCAGCCTCTTCGGGAGCGTCGTCGCGGGCATCGTCATCGGCGAGGCGACGTACCTCACGCCCGTCCTCCTCTCGGGGCTCGCCAGCTACTCTGGTATCGCGGCCGTGAACGTCTCGGGCATCCGCGGGCTCGTCCCCTACCTCGTGATGCTGTTCATCCTGCTCGTTCGCCCGCGCGGCCTCTTCGGCGAGGAGGGACTGCTCGAATGA
- a CDS encoding branched-chain amino acid ABC transporter permease: MTDHNPEADAATADATSTDAGTSGATDSARDRAVGESALDVFPDWVGRYRVPIGLVLFVLLLRPVVALPFMLGFESIASTILILVLFVAAFNLLFGYTGLLSFGHAMFFGFGMYGAAIAMSGHGPAPELPFLVGATVGVAIAALVGYGLGRLTVGKGEIYFAFLTLAAAEAVYFVANRDPLGLTGGSDGISGGAQPGWVESFRGELTVTLVEWPDPILEVAGWLDDWYLLVGIVFLLGMGALWQIVRSPFGRSLIAIRENENLARAMGIDTARYKVWAFTFSGAFSAVAGALMAINNHGASQEWLGVYTSGDTVLMAVLGGVHYFFGAVAGVFVWEFVADYLTDFAVIDLGFVAFDVSRELSHWQFLLGAVFVVIVLVSPNDGIWGYVRAYVGRATRRVLEVVR, translated from the coding sequence ATGACCGACCACAACCCGGAGGCGGACGCGGCCACGGCCGACGCCACGAGCACCGACGCGGGGACGTCGGGTGCGACGGATTCGGCTCGCGACCGCGCAGTCGGCGAGTCCGCACTCGACGTCTTCCCCGACTGGGTCGGTCGCTACCGCGTCCCGATCGGTCTCGTACTGTTCGTCCTCCTCCTCCGCCCGGTGGTCGCGCTCCCGTTCATGCTCGGGTTCGAGAGCATCGCGTCGACGATTCTCATCCTCGTCCTGTTCGTCGCCGCGTTCAACCTCCTGTTCGGGTACACGGGCCTCCTGTCGTTCGGGCACGCGATGTTCTTCGGGTTCGGCATGTACGGCGCCGCCATCGCGATGTCCGGCCACGGTCCCGCGCCCGAACTCCCGTTCCTCGTCGGCGCCACCGTCGGCGTCGCCATCGCCGCCCTCGTCGGGTACGGTCTCGGTCGACTCACCGTCGGGAAGGGCGAGATCTACTTCGCGTTCCTCACGCTCGCCGCCGCCGAAGCCGTCTACTTCGTCGCGAACCGGGACCCGCTCGGGCTCACCGGCGGCTCCGACGGCATCTCCGGCGGCGCACAACCCGGCTGGGTGGAGTCGTTCCGCGGGGAACTCACCGTGACGCTCGTCGAGTGGCCCGACCCGATACTGGAGGTCGCCGGCTGGCTCGACGACTGGTACCTCCTCGTCGGGATCGTCTTCCTGCTCGGGATGGGCGCGCTCTGGCAGATCGTTCGCTCGCCGTTCGGCCGGTCGCTGATCGCGATCCGCGAGAACGAGAACCTGGCGCGCGCGATGGGTATCGACACCGCCCGCTACAAGGTGTGGGCGTTCACGTTCAGCGGCGCGTTCTCCGCCGTCGCGGGCGCGCTCATGGCGATCAACAACCACGGCGCGAGCCAGGAGTGGCTCGGCGTCTACACGAGCGGCGACACCGTCCTCATGGCGGTCCTCGGCGGCGTCCACTACTTCTTCGGCGCCGTCGCCGGCGTGTTCGTCTGGGAGTTCGTCGCGGACTACCTCACGGACTTCGCCGTCATCGACCTCGGGTTCGTCGCGTTCGACGTCTCCCGCGAACTGTCCCACTGGCAGTTCCTCCTGGGCGCCGTCTTCGTCGTCATCGTCCTCGTCTCGCCGAACGACGGCATCTGGGGGTACGTCCGCGCGTACGTCGGCCGCGCCACCCGGCGCGTCCTGGAGGTGGTTCGATGA
- a CDS encoding FAD-binding oxidoreductase: protein MTEGTNDYDCAFLADVLPEDRVSFDDSRREQFAMDASVHDPVLPDAVVWPTSTSQVSDVLSAAHERGVPVTPWSGGSGLEGGGIPVEGGIVLNVKEMAGVEVEPGNLQATVGPGIVYDDLNEELAKHGLRFPPGISSGDIATIGGMIATNASGFNAVKYGETRDHVRRLEVVLPDGDVIECGRGVVKTSSGYSLKDLFVGSEGTFGVVTEATIAVSGIPEHERAALVTFPSRNQACAAVADVIGAGLVPAAIEFMDTLTVELVNEYRDSATFTEQPTLILEFHANNSGIEEDVAFARGICEDHDAASWDAPGAGEMDAVWSARRDVLPAYRAHGEDLEPAMLGDVVVPISNYPEMVEAVATASEEFDVLTPCVGHAGDGNLHYAPLVPEDDDAARERASELHERVVETAIDLGGTATGEHGVGLGKRKFMRREHGGAVELMRTLKDAVDPAGTMNPGKVVPDRDDAVDED from the coding sequence ATGACTGAAGGAACCAACGACTACGACTGCGCGTTCCTCGCGGACGTCCTCCCTGAGGACCGCGTCTCTTTCGACGACTCGCGTCGCGAGCAATTCGCGATGGATGCGAGCGTGCATGACCCGGTGCTCCCGGATGCAGTAGTGTGGCCGACGTCGACGTCGCAGGTCTCGGACGTCCTTTCGGCAGCACACGAGCGTGGGGTGCCGGTGACGCCGTGGTCGGGCGGGAGTGGGTTGGAGGGTGGTGGTATCCCGGTCGAGGGCGGCATCGTTCTGAACGTGAAGGAGATGGCGGGTGTGGAGGTCGAACCCGGTAATCTGCAGGCGACGGTTGGCCCTGGAATCGTCTACGACGACTTGAACGAAGAACTCGCCAAGCACGGCCTCCGGTTCCCGCCGGGTATCTCCAGCGGCGACATTGCGACCATTGGCGGAATGATCGCGACGAACGCGAGCGGGTTCAACGCGGTGAAGTACGGGGAGACGCGCGACCACGTCCGCAGGCTCGAAGTCGTCCTTCCCGACGGCGACGTCATCGAGTGCGGACGCGGCGTCGTCAAGACCTCCTCTGGCTACAGTCTGAAGGACCTGTTCGTCGGGAGTGAGGGGACGTTCGGCGTCGTCACCGAAGCGACCATCGCGGTGAGCGGCATTCCCGAACACGAACGCGCGGCGCTCGTCACCTTCCCGTCGCGCAACCAGGCGTGCGCGGCGGTCGCGGACGTCATCGGCGCTGGGCTCGTTCCGGCAGCGATCGAGTTCATGGATACGCTTACGGTCGAGCTCGTGAACGAATATCGTGACTCCGCAACCTTCACCGAACAGCCGACGCTCATCCTGGAGTTCCACGCGAACAACTCGGGGATCGAGGAGGACGTGGCGTTCGCGCGCGGGATCTGCGAGGACCACGACGCGGCGTCGTGGGACGCGCCGGGTGCGGGCGAGATGGACGCGGTCTGGAGCGCGCGCCGGGACGTGCTGCCGGCATATCGCGCGCACGGTGAGGACCTAGAGCCGGCGATGCTCGGGGACGTCGTCGTCCCGATCTCGAACTATCCGGAGATGGTGGAGGCGGTCGCGACGGCGAGCGAGGAGTTCGACGTCCTCACGCCGTGCGTTGGGCACGCGGGCGACGGGAACCTCCACTACGCGCCGCTGGTTCCCGAAGACGACGACGCGGCCCGCGAGCGCGCGTCGGAACTCCACGAGCGCGTGGTCGAGACGGCGATCGACCTGGGTGGGACGGCGACGGGCGAGCACGGCGTCGGGCTGGGGAAGCGCAAGTTCATGCGCCGCGAGCACGGCGGCGCGGTCGAGTTGATGCGGACGCTGAAGGACGCGGTCGACCCGGCGGGGACGATGAATCCGGGGAAGGTGGTTCCCGATCGAGACGACGCTGTGGACGAGGACTGA
- a CDS encoding AAA family ATPase, translated as MIAIACAKGGSGKTTTTLGLAAAFARAGEQSLAVDADRQLPDLHVTAGVTRAQTIADVDGGGDWRTTARRLPNVDDAYVLPGAESGDVIDLQSTLEGLRRESTRVLVDCPSGSGPDVIDPLAAADGVVVATPPTNRGVDAARKTVDVARQLDVPVLGVVVTKCEQAVEDVDVDLQAPVLSTVPECESPLSDGRAASAYDAAVAAIVEIEDDTPETEAAGTESEDSPDASDVRVEAGEGVLSSFGPGTVVALHAPPASQSESLLYGATSVRGTLYLTAERSEALVKDAIDETAVETGSPTIRSLDEDPLAEADSLVEQLPANSNLVVDSVTSLERAGRAEYRQFLNALSEHIKEMGGLAVLHCLEPAADPQMRALTDQFADVVLLVDPGDDGLIANGTLNLAKRRTTGGGF; from the coding sequence ATGATCGCAATCGCGTGTGCGAAAGGCGGCAGTGGTAAAACGACGACGACACTCGGTCTCGCGGCGGCGTTCGCTCGCGCCGGCGAGCAGTCGCTCGCGGTGGACGCGGACCGGCAGCTCCCGGACCTCCACGTGACTGCTGGCGTGACGCGAGCGCAGACCATCGCGGACGTGGACGGCGGCGGCGACTGGCGGACGACCGCTCGACGCCTCCCGAACGTGGACGACGCGTACGTGTTGCCGGGCGCGGAGTCCGGCGACGTCATCGACCTCCAGTCGACGCTCGAGGGGTTGCGTCGGGAGTCGACGCGCGTCCTCGTCGACTGTCCGTCCGGGTCGGGGCCCGACGTCATCGACCCGCTCGCTGCCGCCGACGGTGTGGTCGTCGCGACGCCGCCGACGAACCGTGGCGTGGATGCCGCGCGGAAGACGGTCGACGTTGCGCGACAGCTCGACGTGCCGGTGCTGGGGGTCGTGGTGACGAAGTGCGAGCAGGCGGTCGAGGACGTCGACGTCGACCTGCAGGCGCCCGTGCTGTCGACGGTCCCGGAGTGCGAGTCGCCGCTCTCGGATGGGCGTGCTGCGTCCGCGTACGACGCTGCGGTGGCGGCGATCGTCGAGATTGAGGACGATACGCCCGAGACGGAGGCTGCGGGTACCGAGAGCGAGGACTCGCCGGACGCCAGTGACGTTCGGGTGGAGGCGGGCGAGGGAGTGCTGTCGAGTTTCGGTCCAGGGACGGTCGTTGCGCTGCACGCTCCCCCGGCGAGTCAGTCGGAGTCGCTACTCTACGGCGCGACGAGCGTCCGGGGGACGCTGTATCTGACCGCGGAACGGTCGGAGGCGCTCGTGAAGGACGCGATCGACGAGACCGCGGTCGAGACGGGGAGTCCGACAATCCGGTCGCTCGACGAGGACCCGCTCGCGGAGGCGGATTCGCTGGTCGAGCAACTGCCGGCGAACTCGAATCTCGTCGTGGATTCGGTGACCTCGCTCGAGCGCGCGGGCCGGGCGGAGTACCGCCAGTTCCTGAACGCGCTCTCGGAGCACATCAAGGAGATGGGCGGGCTCGCGGTCCTGCACTGTCTCGAGCCGGCGGCCGACCCGCAGATGCGTGCGCTCACCGACCAGTTCGCGGACGTCGTGCTGTTGGTCGATCCCGGCGACGATGGCCTGATCGCAAACGGCACGCTGAACCTCGCGAAGCGACGGACGACCGGTGGCGGATTCTGA
- a CDS encoding transcription initiation factor IIB family protein gives MQRSEVVCPECEGRLRDHGNELVCDSCGIVSDEPNVDHGPEWRRGDGRDDEDRRRTGAPRRRNRHDRGLSTEIGYGCGSDVSGDRQRQFVRMRKQHKRAQIASKAERNRVYAYTEIGRIRSSLSLADSIEDQACSLFDSAQDADLLCGRSLEGFAAAVVYATCRSRSVARTMGEIVAVSRADRDELKAAYDALNQELGLPIGPIDPVEYLPRYASEIGVCKEVERIARQYVVLLIESGRMGGKNPSGVAAACLYKAAAERDDDVNQQTLADLADVSRMTISATVSDLKAVV, from the coding sequence ATGCAACGCTCCGAGGTTGTCTGTCCCGAGTGCGAGGGGCGACTCCGAGACCACGGCAACGAACTCGTCTGTGACTCCTGCGGGATCGTCTCGGACGAACCGAACGTCGACCATGGGCCAGAATGGCGTCGCGGCGACGGGCGCGACGACGAGGACCGTCGCCGTACCGGCGCACCGCGCCGACGGAACCGACACGACCGCGGGCTCTCCACCGAGATCGGGTACGGGTGCGGGAGCGACGTCAGCGGCGACCGACAACGGCAGTTCGTCCGGATGCGCAAGCAACACAAGCGAGCGCAGATCGCGTCGAAAGCCGAACGGAATCGCGTGTACGCGTACACGGAGATCGGACGCATCCGCTCGTCGCTCTCGCTCGCCGACAGCATCGAGGACCAGGCCTGTTCGCTGTTCGACTCGGCGCAGGACGCGGACCTGCTCTGTGGGCGGTCGCTCGAGGGGTTCGCTGCCGCGGTCGTCTACGCGACGTGCCGTAGTCGGTCGGTCGCCCGAACGATGGGCGAGATCGTCGCGGTGTCGCGCGCGGACCGCGACGAACTCAAAGCCGCGTACGACGCCCTCAATCAGGAACTCGGGCTCCCGATCGGGCCGATCGATCCCGTCGAGTACCTGCCGCGGTACGCGTCAGAGATCGGGGTCTGCAAGGAGGTCGAGCGGATCGCGCGCCAGTACGTCGTGTTGCTGATTGAGAGCGGTCGGATGGGCGGGAAGAACCCGAGCGGTGTCGCGGCCGCGTGCCTCTACAAAGCGGCGGCGGAGCGGGACGACGACGTGAACCAGCAGACGCTCGCGGACCTCGCTGACGTGTCTCGAATGACGATCTCAGCCACGGTCTCCGATCTGAAGGCGGTGGTGTGA
- a CDS encoding ABC transporter ATP-binding protein → MSHDDTTTSDDTTANDATTANDAATTSGDTSSGDAASTESVRANESAVEAEARETPPSSVLRVDGLDAGYETGQVLFDVDVDVREGELVSLLGRNGAGKSTTLRAIMGADEPTVLDGTVKYRGTDVSDWPPYKRANAGIALVPEKRRCFPRLSVTENVRLAINHAADPKPLDDVLELFPELDDMRAKHARNMSGGEQQMLAIARALAANPDLMLLDEPFEGLAPYIVRRIEDIIADINDQEDITVFFVEQNVAAALAIADRHYVLDEGRIVDTVTSEKLREDDEFRQTYLGV, encoded by the coding sequence ATGAGTCACGACGACACCACCACGAGCGACGACACCACCGCGAACGACGCGACCACCGCGAACGACGCGGCCACGACGAGCGGCGATACTTCGAGCGGCGACGCCGCGTCGACCGAGTCGGTGCGTGCGAACGAGAGCGCGGTCGAGGCCGAGGCGCGCGAGACACCGCCGTCGTCGGTCCTCCGCGTCGACGGTCTCGACGCGGGCTACGAGACCGGCCAGGTGTTGTTCGACGTCGACGTCGACGTCCGCGAGGGCGAACTCGTGAGCCTCCTCGGCCGGAACGGCGCGGGGAAATCGACGACGCTCCGCGCGATCATGGGCGCGGACGAACCGACCGTCCTCGACGGCACCGTCAAGTACCGCGGCACCGACGTCAGCGACTGGCCGCCGTACAAGCGTGCGAACGCCGGGATCGCGCTCGTCCCCGAGAAGCGCCGGTGCTTCCCGCGCCTCTCGGTCACCGAGAACGTCCGGCTCGCGATCAATCACGCCGCGGACCCGAAGCCGCTCGACGACGTCCTCGAGCTCTTCCCCGAACTCGACGACATGCGCGCAAAGCACGCGCGGAACATGAGCGGCGGCGAACAACAGATGCTCGCCATCGCGCGCGCACTCGCCGCGAACCCCGACCTGATGCTGCTCGACGAACCGTTCGAGGGCCTCGCACCGTACATCGTCCGCCGGATCGAGGACATCATCGCCGACATCAACGACCAGGAGGACATCACGGTGTTCTTCGTCGAACAGAACGTCGCCGCCGCACTCGCCATCGCCGACCGCCACTACGTCCTCGACGAGGGCCGCATCGTCGACACCGTCACCAGCGAGAAACTCCGCGAAGACGACGAGTTCAGGCAGACCTACCTCGGCGTCTGA